From the genome of Virgibacillus proomii, one region includes:
- the cysE gene encoding serine O-acetyltransferase, translated as MKEDMDVVFEQDPAARSYFEVFLTYSGLHAVWWHRVAHMFYRRRMFFIARAISQLNRFLTGIEIHPGAIIGRRLFIDHGMGVVIGETCEIGDNVTIFQGVTLGGTGKEKGKRHPTVKDNALIATGAKVLGSITIGESAKIGAGSVVLKDVPDHATVVGVPGKVVRQRGEKIRKDLDHHKLPDPVANRCEHLQQEIDELRAEIAELKEIVKGKEGNRYDVYKNL; from the coding sequence ATGAAGGAAGATATGGATGTGGTGTTTGAACAAGATCCGGCTGCTCGCTCCTATTTTGAAGTTTTCTTAACCTATTCAGGACTACATGCCGTTTGGTGGCACCGAGTTGCTCATATGTTTTATAGGCGGAGAATGTTTTTTATTGCACGTGCAATCTCTCAGCTAAATCGTTTTTTAACAGGGATCGAAATTCATCCTGGTGCAATTATCGGTCGTCGTTTATTTATTGATCATGGAATGGGAGTTGTCATTGGTGAAACTTGCGAAATTGGTGATAATGTCACCATATTTCAAGGTGTCACTTTAGGTGGTACAGGGAAAGAAAAAGGAAAAAGACATCCCACTGTAAAAGACAATGCACTCATTGCTACAGGTGCAAAGGTTCTTGGTTCTATAACCATTGGCGAAAGCGCTAAGATTGGGGCTGGGTCTGTTGTGCTGAAGGATGTACCGGATCACGCAACCGTAGTAGGGGTTCCTGGAAAGGTAGTGAGGCAACGAGGGGAAAAAATTAGAAAAGACCTCGACCATCATAAACTACCTGATCCAGTTGCAAATCGTTGTGAGCATTTACAACAAGAGATTGATGAATTAAGGGCGGAAATAGCTGAATTAAAAGAAATAGTCAAAGGGAAAGAAGGGAATAGATACGATGTCTATAAAAATCTATAA